From the genome of Bacillus carboniphilus:
GCAAAGGAGAGCCATGGTTTAAGTTCATTTAATGATTCCCTGATGGCTACATTAACCACTCTCCCGTCCCCTTCACTTGGTGCTCTTAAAGTTAATCGATCGGTTTCTATTTGAGTTGGAACACTTAATAATATTGGCTCCATTTTGTTACTCCTCCCTGTGGGACAAGGTTCCTGTCCCCCTGTCCCGGCGTGCATATGTTTATTGATATTGAAAAGACTATGGAAAAGGGGGTTTTATTGTTGAAAATTCTTGTCCGTGTTCAAGTGATTATTTGTTTGATGTTGTTCTGTAGTTTTATGCAGGTAGCCGATACAGATGGTACTATTCATGCTGAGCAACAACAGGTTCCTCCATATGCAAAGTGGGGCCAAATAGCTATGCAGAAGACGAAAGAGAAATATCCGAATGCCAAAATTGTGGACTATCTTCATATTGGCCGTGCTAAGGGTAATCAGACATCTATTGAAAAATTTAAGCTTTGGCTTAAAGAGGGTCAGAAAGAGTTTGGTGTGTTTGTTGATATTCGGTTTAATAATGAAACAGAACAACTTGTCGATATTCGCTTTAGGGAGACTGATCGGTAATAGGTAGTGTTTCTTACACTGATTATGGGACAAGGTTGAAGTGACCCCTTAAAGTTAGACAAATATTTTTTAAGCAGCTATCAAGGATTGAGTCCTGAACTTAACAGGACTTAATCCTTTTAGTTTCTTCTTGATTCGCTTGTGATTGTAGTAGTATATAAACTCTTCTAATTCTGCGATGAAATGCTCCAAACTGTCGAAATCCTGAAGGTAAAGTAGCTCAGACTTTAATATCCCAAAGAAGTTCTCGATAACTGCGTTATCTAAACAATTTCCTTTACGTGACATGCTTTGTATGACATTATTCATCTTTAACTTGTGGTGGTATTTCTTCATCTGGTAATGCCAACCCTGATCGGAATGAAGCACAGGTGTATCGCCATCTCTTAATCTAGTAAAAGCCTTATCAAGCATTTCTGAAACTAGGGAATAAGATGGACGTTTCCCATAGTTAAATGCAATAATTTCTCCATTGTATAGGTCTAGAACTGGTGATAAATATAGCTTCTCACCATGTATTTTGAACTCAGTTATATCCGTTACCCATTTCTCATTTGGCTTTGTAGCTTTAAAATCACGTTCTAAGATATTAGGAGCTGTTTTCCCCACTTTACCACGGTATGAACGATACTTCTTCATACGAACTAGACTCTTTAGACCTAGTTCATTCATAAGGCGTAAAACTGTTTTATGATTGATAAGAATCCCTCTGTTATTCCGTAGTTCTAATGTGATACGGCGATAACCATAGCGGCCTTTGTGTTCATGATAGATCTCTTGGATTACTTTTTTAACCTGGCGGTATTTATCAGGGCGATTCATTTGTTTCACCCAATAATAGTAGGTGCTACGCTTAATACCAGCCACTTTTACTAAGTCTACTACTTTAAATTCGTGCCTTAATTCATAGATTATTTGTGCTTTTTCTTGTTCTGTAATTTCTCTTTTTCCCGAATTAAGGCATGTAACTTTTTTAAATAAGCATTCTCCATTCGTAAACGCTCATTTTCAGCCTGTAATGATTTATCTGTTGTCTTGTCATTCTGTTCTTGCTTCTTCTTTACCATCGATAGACGCTCCCTCTTATTCCTTATTATGAGAGCGTCAATCCCTTGTGTTTCATATAATTTCAGCCAGTTATTAACCACACCGGATGAAGAAACATTGAACTTGGCAGTGGTCTCTTCAATGGACGCTCCCGTATCGTACATATAATTGATTACGTCCATTTTAAACTCGAGAGAGTAATTTGTACATGTTTCTAAAAAGGCTTTTAACCCATGTTCTTTATACTTCGCTACCCATCTGTTTAAAGTAGTCTTACTAATATTGAACCTCTTCGCTACAGACCTTAATGAATCATGGCCATTAAGATAAACTTTAACTGCATTTCGGATAGTTATTAATGAATAATTCTTCTTCATAAAAAACTGCACCTCCAATTGTTATTTCTGTCTAACAATTGGGGTGCAGTTCAGGTTCCTGTCCCCTCTGTCCCTCCCCCTCTCTTTTGATAGTTCCTCTACATACATAATCTATCGGACTTAGGTTCCGCTATTTTAGCAAAATCAAGGCATTTTATGGGTTTCGCGGACTGAGGTTCCGTTATTTAGCTGAAAACTACGTATTTTCATTCTAAAAACATCAAATAACGGAACGTATGTCCACCAACTCCCAAAAATAGCCAGATTTTAACCAAATAGCGGATTCTCTGTCCGCCAAGCTAGTAAAGTACTACCCTGATTTTAGCATAATATTCCAAAATATAGCCCCTATCCTTGTTTTTAAGTATTAAAAGAAACAAGCCGGAAAAAATATAATAAATCACACACATAGGGAGATTCACAACCTTGTCAATCCAGCTCATTGAAGTGTATACACCCGAATTTTTCGTCAAAAATTTAAATAAATCGTTGAGACAATTTCCTATTATTTATAATTGGATTACGAATGAAGTCGAAGGAAGCGATACGCTTTTAAAGATTTTTGTTCGAGCAGAAGATACAGAGGAAGTTCTCAATTTTTTAGAGACCATTTCTGACGAACACCCCAATTTTCATGTGTTCCTGTATCCTGTACATACATATATTCCCGATATGAATGAATGGAAGAAAGCGGACGCTCGCATAGAGGAAAAGAAAGAGAAAGAATTTATCCGGGCTAGTCGACATGAGCTGTACACGAATGTAAGAACTTCTGCTGAGATTAGTTACAGTTATACATGGTTTATTATCTTGTCGGCGATTGTTGCTACAGTCGGAATTATTAAGAACAGTACAGCCATCGTCATCGGTGCCATGGTTATTGCCCCTCTCATTGGGCCATTTGTTGCAACAGCGTTTGCCTGTATTCTCGGAGATTATAAATTACTATTAAGGTCTTTGGTTACTTCTTTATACGGACTATCCATTCCGTTGTTCATTGCCGCACTTTTTGGATATCACTTCCCACTTCCGATGAATAGTACGGAATTTTTATCAAGAACCAGCATTATTTACGTAGATATTTTTGCAGCTTTAGCTTCGGGAGCTGCTGGGGCGATTTCTTTTGTAAAACAAATGCATGGTACACTCGTGGGCGTTATGGTTTCCATTGCGCTCTTACCACCCACCGTTGTACTTGGAATGATTATAGGCTCGGCAAAATGGGATTTGGCACTAACTCCTTTGTTGTTACTATTATTAAACATCACATCGATCGTTTTTTCAGCCATCATCGTATTTTGGTTAAGTGGCATCCAACCGGTAAAATGGCAAGAAATTGAGGTAGCCAACATTTCAAAGACCTATTCTTTAATTTTCGTTAGTGTGATCATTTTGATTTTATCTGGAGCTATTTTTTATATTCAATTCAAATAAAAAAAGCCCTGTAATAAGGGCTTCTTTTAGGCTGCAGGTAAACTCTCACATGCAAGTCCGTCATTGTCATTTCCGTCAAGTCTGTGCGGATCTCCAGGGCCGGACGCCTCCATAAATGCCTGTGCCTCAGCCTGCGTATCAAAATCACCACAGTCACGGTCTGGACCGTTTGGATCATATTTTAAATTGTTCTGGTTTGTGGCAGGTTGCTCTACTGGCTTTGTGTCCTGCGCAACCTTCTCTTCAAAATGGAAGCCATGGTCATGATCTACATGCGCATAGCCTGGGATGGACCAAACACCCTTCCCTTGACTTCTAGCAATTTCTTGCTCTTTGTGGAATTCATCCAACATCGAAGTATCATTGTAAAGGTAAGCCGTTTGAGCTAAGCCTTCACGAAGGAGCATTTCTTGAATCGTTTCTTCCCCAATAAAGACATACGCTAACATTCGACCGTACTTATCTCTAGGTTCTGTTCCGACTTTGATCCCCACTCTTTTATTAAGTGCATTATCTTTGACAAATTGTGACGCCTCTTTTCCGAAAGGCTCAACAGGTTTTGATGGATGGACCGTCTCCGGCGTATCCACGATTAGTAGGCGGATGTTTTCAACCGTTCCGTCTTCGAACGTAACCTCTAGTGTATCGCCATCGATGACGCGAGTAACCGTAGCTGGAAGTAAGTCATTTGCTGGTTCATCTGTTGTAGTTGTTCTATCTGGTTGTGTTTCGGCATTTTCACCTGTATTGGTGGGTTCTTCCTCTTCAACAGTGTCCGCATCGTCTTTCGTTTCATATAACTTCTCATTTACATCATTATTTTGAACGACATCCTTCTGTGTATTAACATCAATAGAATTAGTTTCGTCCACAGAACATGCCGCAAGTAACATGGAACTTATGATAACTCCAATCGCTAATCTATTCATCATTGACCCCTTTTGAAATTTTGTATTTTTTAGTGAAAAATCAATTTTTATAAGAAACCTGTATCATTCTATCATATGCTAAAGTGGTCATAAACCATTATAGTTTAGTAATTTTGGAGCATTTTAGTAAAATTCAAGTTAGGTTATAAGGCTCATTTATTTGGATGAGTGTTGGGGTGGGAGTGCGCACTCAAATAAAAAATATCGCACTCAATTGGTTCATAATCGCACCCAAATGTGTAATTTTCGCACTCAAACGTAAAAACGCACTCAAATTTCTCTTTTCGCACTCAAAACCAAATTATCGCACTCATTTTAAAAATTTCGCACTCAAACTCAATTTTCCGCACATACCACTCACCCAAATTACAAACCCCTTCCAAAAAAATCTCCATTACAACCTCAATAACCCACCCAACCCGTAAACAAACATCCAACTCAACTCCCCCTATAAAAAATCCCCTCATAATATCAAAACCTAACCCTAAATCCAAAAAAGTTTTACAAAAAGCCGGCTTTTTATAAAAAAAAGCCGCAACCTCTTGTATTCACAACAAATACAGTTGGTCGCGGCACATGATTATTCAATCTCATTCCACATTTCCCTAAACACATCATCATCCATCTTAAAATAAACACCCAAAAACCCATACCGGATGTAGCCTTCCTTAATTAAAGCTAAGCTCACAACAGTTCCATCCTTAAGAGTAAGACTCACTTCACGATACTCTTCATTATTTCGAAAGTCTCCCAGCGTTTCTTCCACATGTTCGTACGTATATGGGACAGTGCTGTTTAACTCCTCAACAAACGTTTCCACAATATCCTTACTTTCAATCGGGTGGTAGTTGTCGATGCTGTTATCCCATTCACTGAATGTCCTATACTTCGCATCTACAACATTTCCTACCAACTGCACTTTTCCAAAAATATCGGCTCCACTTTGAACCGTAATTCCATGCAATCGCTCAAAAAACTCAGCATATGGTTCTCCGTTTCGATCATCATAAGCCATAATCCTGAAGTCCGAATCGTAGCCTTTTACTTTAAATACATCGATTTCTCCAATACTTGAAGCAAATTCAACAGCATATTCATCTTGAGAACTCCACTCATCAATAGAGCCTTTTGTCTTCCCGAGTTTTTCCCCAACCAACGCCTTTGCATGTTCAGGTACAACTCGAGTATCCGTTTGTATATAAATTCCGCCCTTATACACAATGAGTCCAATCATGTCCATACTTGCTCCACCACCTTCAGGGAGCTTGATTTCCGGAATATACACACCTTCTTCCGTTTGAACAATTTGATTTCCTTGATCCTGTCCTGCCTCTTCAACTTTATTTTGAAAGAAACTTTGATACAACCCATAACTCCCCGCTAAAATAAGCACACTTGCTGCCAATGCTCCAACCCTCTTTATCACTGGCCGACTTCGCCTCATTTCAGATTTCGCTTGAAGCACGCCACGTTTACTTCTCTCATGCAATTCAGCCGGGATTTCAATTTTATTCATTTCATCTTGGACTCTATTACCCATGAGCACCGTCTCCCTTCCACTCTTTCCGCAATTTTTTTAATGCCCGATATAGAATGGTTTTTGCTGTACCTAATGGAATATTAAGTATTTCTGATACTTCCTTCAGTGTATGATCATGGTAAAACCTCAAAATGATGACATCCTTTTCCTCCGGGTTTAACAAACCAATCATGTCCTGCAGGGATAAAGAAAGTGGTAAGTCTTCTTCCTCATCACGTAATATGGCTTCTTGAATTTCTGGCCTCAGATGCACGACTTTTTTCTTTTTTCTTAAAATATCAACTGAGCAACTAATGGCAATTTTGATTAACCAGGTTTTAAAATACTTGGGTTCCTTTAAATTCTGAATGGATTTAAAAGAACGATAAGCGGTTTCTTGTACAACATCCAGAGCATCTGCTTGATTTTTCACATACACATAAGCAGTCCGATAAATATCATGTTCGTATTCAGCAAATAGCTGTAAGAATGCCTGATGGTTCCCTTTTTTCGCCTTCTGTACCAACCGTTGAATTGTCTCCACCTCCATACCTTCTAAACATTAGACGTAGTCCAAGAGAATTTGGCTTTTCTTTTTTAAAAATAATAAAAATAACCTGCCCACACCTCATCTAAAGGTTAGGACAGGCTACTTGCTTTTTAACTAACTCTCCAAAACGGGTCTCCTTCTATGCTGAGTGGTCTGCTCAAAAGCATAAGCGATGCGAATCAATGTACCTTCTGAAAAAGCAGTCCCGGCAAAGGTAATACCAAACGGTCTCCCGCTTTCCTTAAAGCCTGCAGGAACAGCAATTGACGGATACCCTGCTTTTGCACTAATAGTAGACCCTACATAGGACGGAAAAAGAATAGCATCCAAATTGTATTTTTTTAATGTATAATCCATTCCCTGTTGCTGAGAAAAGAAAAGGTCTTCCAATTTGGCATTCAGGTAGTCAGAATTTCGTAGAGTGTTAGACAGTGCGGCCCTTTGTTCCAGTTTATCCTGCCCGTACTTTAGTGCCCTATCTCCAACATTCTGGTTAAAGTGAACGAGTTCCTTGAAAGTATGTACGGGTGAATGGGCGGGCAGCTTGGATAGGTAGTTTTCTAAGCTGTGTTTTAATTCATAAAATAGGACTCCCCAACTCCAGTCATGATCAAAAGCTGGAATTTCTATATCCTCTATTATGGTTGCCCCAGCTTCCTTTATACTTTCAATGGCTTTCTGGAACAATTCCTCATCATACTCATCAGACTGTAAAAATTCATCAGAAACGCCTGTAAACACTCCAATGCGTGCATCCTTTAACCCATCTGAAACTAGGAAACTAGTATAATCTTCTTTTAATCCCTCTGATTTAAATGTGGCAGCGTCATCAGGGTCAACACCTGTCATAGCTTGTAATAACAAGGCTGCATCTGTAACGTTCCTTGCAAATGGTCCCGCTGTATCCTGAGAATAGGAAAATGGAATAATCCCGCTTCGGCTAATGAGCCCAACTGTTGGCTTAATTCCCACCACAGAATTTTGTATAGCTGGACTAAGAATGGAAGCATCGGTTTCCGTTCCAACCGATAAAACAGTCAAATTCGCAGCTACTGCTACAGCAGACCCAGAACTAGAACCACCTACAAAAAAGTCTCCATAGGGATTTATTACTTGTCCACCTCTGGCACTGTATCCTGCCCACATTTCACTGGCCATTCCGTTGGCTAATTCAGTCATATTGGCTTTACCTAAAATAATGGCACCTGCTTCACGCAACTTTTTTGCAAGAAATGCATCCTGACTGGCCACATGATGTTCCAACGCTAGAGTCCCGGCACTAGTGTGCATGGAGTCCCCTGTTTCAATGTTATCTTTGAGAAGGACAGGAACCCCATGTAATGGCCCCCTTGTTCCCTTACTCTTTC
Proteins encoded in this window:
- a CDS encoding YqzG/YhdC family protein, translating into MLKILVRVQVIICLMLFCSFMQVADTDGTIHAEQQQVPPYAKWGQIAMQKTKEKYPNAKIVDYLHIGRAKGNQTSIEKFKLWLKEGQKEFGVFVDIRFNNETEQLVDIRFRETDR
- a CDS encoding IS3 family transposase (programmed frameshift), translating into MKKNYSLITIRNAVKVYLNGHDSLRSVAKRFNISKTTLNRWVAKYKEHGLKAFLETCTNYSLEFKMDVINYMYDTGASIEETTAKFNVSSSGVVNNWLKLYETQGIDALIIRNKRERLSMVKKKQEQNDKTTDKSLQAENERLRMENAYFKKVTCLNSGKREITEQEKAQIIYELRHEFKVVDLVKVAGIKRSTYYYWVKQMNRPDKYRQVKKVIQEIYHEHKGRYGYRRITLELRNNRGILINHKTVLRLMNELGLKSLVRMKKYRSYRGKVGKTAPNILERDFKATKPNEKWVTDITEFKIHGEKLYLSPVLDLYNGEIIAFNYGKRPSYSLVSEMLDKAFTRLRDGDTPVLHSDQGWHYQMKKYHHKLKMNNVIQSMSRKGNCLDNAVIENFFGILKSELLYLQDFDSLEHFIAELEEFIYYYNHKRIKKKLKGLSPVKFRTQSLIAA
- a CDS encoding TIGR00341 family protein; translated protein: MSIQLIEVYTPEFFVKNLNKSLRQFPIIYNWITNEVEGSDTLLKIFVRAEDTEEVLNFLETISDEHPNFHVFLYPVHTYIPDMNEWKKADARIEEKKEKEFIRASRHELYTNVRTSAEISYSYTWFIILSAIVATVGIIKNSTAIVIGAMVIAPLIGPFVATAFACILGDYKLLLRSLVTSLYGLSIPLFIAALFGYHFPLPMNSTEFLSRTSIIYVDIFAALASGAAGAISFVKQMHGTLVGVMVSIALLPPTVVLGMIIGSAKWDLALTPLLLLLLNITSIVFSAIIVFWLSGIQPVKWQEIEVANISKTYSLIFVSVIILILSGAIFYIQFK
- a CDS encoding thermonuclease family protein, encoding MMNRLAIGVIISSMLLAACSVDETNSIDVNTQKDVVQNNDVNEKLYETKDDADTVEEEEPTNTGENAETQPDRTTTTDEPANDLLPATVTRVIDGDTLEVTFEDGTVENIRLLIVDTPETVHPSKPVEPFGKEASQFVKDNALNKRVGIKVGTEPRDKYGRMLAYVFIGEETIQEMLLREGLAQTAYLYNDTSMLDEFHKEQEIARSQGKGVWSIPGYAHVDHDHGFHFEEKVAQDTKPVEQPATNQNNLKYDPNGPDRDCGDFDTQAEAQAFMEASGPGDPHRLDGNDNDGLACESLPAA
- a CDS encoding sigma-70 family RNA polymerase sigma factor, whose product is MEVETIQRLVQKAKKGNHQAFLQLFAEYEHDIYRTAYVYVKNQADALDVVQETAYRSFKSIQNLKEPKYFKTWLIKIAISCSVDILRKKKKVVHLRPEIQEAILRDEEEDLPLSLSLQDMIGLLNPEEKDVIILRFYHDHTLKEVSEILNIPLGTAKTILYRALKKLRKEWKGDGAHG
- a CDS encoding amidase family protein encodes the protein MNITFNEFLKEERTIKELQLAMDDGTITSKELVMYFLHRIANIDQAGCNLNSVQEINPDAIFLAEALDFERKSKGTRGPLHGVPVLLKDNIETGDSMHTSAGTLALEHHVASQDAFLAKKLREAGAIILGKANMTELANGMASEMWAGYSARGGQVINPYGDFFVGGSSSGSAVAVAANLTVLSVGTETDASILSPAIQNSVVGIKPTVGLISRSGIIPFSYSQDTAGPFARNVTDAALLLQAMTGVDPDDAATFKSEGLKEDYTSFLVSDGLKDARIGVFTGVSDEFLQSDEYDEELFQKAIESIKEAGATIIEDIEIPAFDHDWSWGVLFYELKHSLENYLSKLPAHSPVHTFKELVHFNQNVGDRALKYGQDKLEQRAALSNTLRNSDYLNAKLEDLFFSQQQGMDYTLKKYNLDAILFPSYVGSTISAKAGYPSIAVPAGFKESGRPFGITFAGTAFSEGTLIRIAYAFEQTTQHRRRPVLES